AGGTTCCATGCTTGAGGCATCCACTGACGGTAACTGGGAATAAACCCTTTTCCACATATGCCCGAAAATACCATCAGAAAATACCATCTGAAGGATATCGCATTCATCAATGACTTCTTTGAGCGTTGCCACCTGGCAATTTACCTCAACGGAAATAGCTTTGCTTTTGCTTTACTCGACGATGATCTCAACAAATTCATGCGTTTTGATTCCTATCAGAAAGAGGATGCAGACAGCAAATCCATTTCCCTGCATAATGGTTTTGAAGATGCTCTCCAGGAAACAGGCTATGCAGATCAATCTTTTAAGTCGGTTAAAGTCCTTGTTGAAAATCCATATTCTACCCTTGTACCCAATGAGCAATTTGATGCTACACGCTTAAAGGAATACCTTACCTTTACTCATCACCCCCTGGAAAATCCAGGACATGTCATCAATCACAATCCTGTGTCTGTGATCGAAGCACATTCAATCTTCCTTTATCCCGCCGCTATTACGTCCGTCCTGAAAAAACATTTCCGGTCTTTTAAGATTTATCATCAGTCATGCGTAATGATCAGCGCTATCATGGCATTGAAAAACTCAAAGATAGGCAAGCAGGTATACGTCAATCTGCGCAGCCATAGCGGGGATATCCTGTTTCTCGATGATGGCCGGTTGCGCTTTTTCAACTCATTTTCGTTTGAAAAAAACACCGATTTCGTGTTTTTCGTCCTTGAATCCCTGCAACGATTAAACCTTGATCCTGAATTTATCAGGGTAATCCTTCTGGGGAATATTGTGGCAAGAGATGAAATGTACCAGGAATTATACAGGTTTATTAAGAACCTGGGATTTATTTCCAGGAACAGTCATTTTCAATACAGCCCCGTATTAGACTCTTTGCCTTCCCATTTGTTTTTTAATTTGTTCAGCATACCTAAGTGCGAATAATAGGAGGATTATACAAGGGAAGACGCCTTCATCCGCCAAATAATCTCCCTGTTAGGCCTACTACTGATCTGGCAAGGGAAAGCCTGTTCAATATTCTGAACAACCGTATTGATTTCGAAGGTTTACGGGTGCTGGATCTGTTTGCAGGAACGGGCAGCATCTCTTTTGAATTTGCCTCCAGGGGA
The window above is part of the Bacteroidota bacterium genome. Proteins encoded here:
- a CDS encoding DUF3822 family protein, encoding MPENTIRKYHLKDIAFINDFFERCHLAIYLNGNSFAFALLDDDLNKFMRFDSYQKEDADSKSISLHNGFEDALQETGYADQSFKSVKVLVENPYSTLVPNEQFDATRLKEYLTFTHHPLENPGHVINHNPVSVIEAHSIFLYPAAITSVLKKHFRSFKIYHQSCVMISAIMALKNSKIGKQVYVNLRSHSGDILFLDDGRLRFFNSFSFEKNTDFVFFVLESLQRLNLDPEFIRVILLGNIVARDEMYQELYRFIKNLGFISRNSHFQYSPVLDSLPSHLFFNLFSIPKCE